The following are encoded in a window of Drosophila simulans strain w501 chromosome 3L, Prin_Dsim_3.1, whole genome shotgun sequence genomic DNA:
- the LOC6739148 gene encoding uncharacterized protein LOC6739148 produces the protein MRASFLISRKQPWMGQLLLMARNKALTLLLKLYRRTPIFRPRHLPGRNQTQSAGPGRDATIRTSAKNTNLSCRISHLTMFGGLVHLDVLSEDDYLYEVSDVEIGSDGEIFLDMHSRRRQGNFELALMAGGQLDVDSEEDEEFDECDCEGYVRYVEYGECKGGSDLVRTDGRMESLERSQLPAAPPGSFTKRANLPI, from the coding sequence ATGAGAGCCTCTTTTCTGATCAGTCGCAAGCAGCCGTGGAtggggcagctgctgctcatgGCGAGGAACAAGGCCCTCACGCTCCTGCTGAAGCTGTATAGGCGGACTCCCATCTTCAGACCGCGACACCTGCCAGGAAGGAATCAGACTCAGAGCGCTGGACCTGGCCGGGATGCAACGATCAGGACCTCTGCCAAAAACACGAACCTTTCCTGTCGTATTTCCCATCTCACCATGTTTGGCGGCCTCGTGCATCTGGATGTGCTAAGTGAGGACGACTACCTCTATGAGGTCAGTGACGTGGAAATCGGATCGGACGGAGAAATTTTTCTGGACATGCACAGCCGGCGGAGACAGGGCAACTTCGAGCTGGCTCTAATGGCGGGCGGGCAACTGGACGTGGACTCCGAGGAAGACGAAGAATTCGACGAGTGCGACTGCGAAGGATATGTGCGCTACGTGGAGTACGGGGAGTGCAAGGGGGGGAGCGATCTAGTGCGGACGGATGGACGAATGGAGTCTTTGGAAAGATCTCAGCTGCCTGCCGCGCCACCAGGTTCTTTCACAAAGCGAGCCAACCTCCCCATCTAA